TCCTTGAATCCAAGAATGACGGTAGGGCAAGCCTTGATTGAACCGTTGTTGTTTCACCAAATGGCAAAAAATAAAATTCAAGCGAAAAATATTGCTCTTGATATGTTGAAAAAAGTAGGTTTGAAACCTTACCATGCCGACAGATATCCTCATCAATTTTCTGGGGGACAAAGACAAAGGGTTGCTATCGCACGTGCGATTATTTTAGACCCAAAGTTGATTATCCTTGATGAACCTACTTCTGCGTTAGATGTTTCAGTACAGGCACAGATAATTAATCTTTTAAAGTCTTTACAGAGTGAGTTCAACGTTGGATATCTCTTCATTTCCCATGATTTAGGGGTTGTTAGGTTCATTTCGAACCATGTTGGTGTAATGTACCTTGGAAGAGTAGTGGAGTTTGGAGAAGGTTCGGAAATATTTGATAGAACGTTACATCCGTATTCTCAAGCTTTACTGAATGCCGCCCCTCTTCCAGATCCAAGAAAACGAAGAGATAGAAAAAAGTTTTTGGTTAAAGGCCAAGTACCAAGTCCGGTTAACAGGCCGAAGGGATGTTTCTTCAACCCAAGATGTCCCTATGCTATGGATATATGTAAAACAGATTACCCCGAGTATTATAAAATAAACGAAAACCATTATGTTGCTTGTTTCTTATACAAAGAGGATAAAGATAGAGGTTTATCACAAGAAAAAGAGGGTAAGTTGGTAAAATAACTTAAAGGAGGGATTCACATGAGAAAGTTGTTGGTACTTGTAGTAGTGGTTTTAAGCGCCTTGACGATTTTTGCGGAAGAAGCTTACAACCCCGAGTGGCTTATCGCCGATGTCGAAGGTGGTCAGAGAGGCGGAACCTTGTACCTTGCAACAACATCTGGCCCTAAAACTCTAAATACTTACTGGGCTCAAGAGACGTCCTCTTCTATCATCATCAATCAAGGTGATGTGTCGTTACTCAGTAACGATTTTTATGGGCAGCCCACACAACCGTCACTTGCAAAAGATTGGGGAGTAGAACGTACAGAAGATGGAGGTACCCTATACTGGTTTGTGATGAGAGAAGGGGTAAGATGGTCTGATGGGCACCCACTAACCATTGACGATGTAGTATTTACATGGGAAAAGATAATAGTTCCGGATCTCACCGCAGATGGTAACGATGTTTATATGGACGCTGAAGGTAATCTCCCGGAATTGACTGTCGAAGGTAATAAAATCATGTTCAAATATCCTACAGTATTCAGATTTGGGTTTCAAACAGTTGGCGGATTTGCAATAATGCCAAAACACGTTTTAGAGGACAAAGTAACGGATGCAGAAACTTTCCAATCCACTTGGACGGTAGAACAAATTGATCAACTCGTAGTTGGTGGCCCATTTAAAGTTACAGAGTACACCGAAGGAGTTAGGGTAGTTCTGGAAAGAAACCCCTATTACTTTGAAAAGACAAAAGACGGTGTCCAACTTCCATACTTAGATAGAATTGTCTTCGAAATAGTAACAGACAGCAATGTTGCAAGATTGAGATTTGAGGCAGGAGAAACAGATATGCATGGTCCTGCTGCTAAGGACTTTCCAGCTTTGAGAGCCCAAGCTGATAAAAAAGGATGGAATGTAATAGTAGGACCAGCGACCGCAGGGTCAAACTTTGTGGCTTTCAATTTCAACGCAGCAGATCCTGTTCATAGAGAATGGTTCAGAAACGATAATTTCAGAAAAGCCATAGCGTATGCCTTTGATAAACAAACTATCATAGATACATTGTACAACGGTTTAGCGGTACCTTGCTATGGCCCAAGAACTAATTCTTCTGCTTTCTACAATCCTAAAATCGAGGAGTTGGGATTCAGACACTCTCTCGTCACAGCACAGAGGCTACTAAGAGAAGCAGGTTTTAGTTTGAATGAGAAAGGTGAGTTAGTAGATTGGGATGGTAACGTCGTCGAATTTGAATTGAACACCAACGGTGAAAACGTGGTTAGAAACGAAATTGCTGTAATTTTAGTTGATTCCTTAGCAAAACTAGGAATCAAAGTTAACTACAGGCCGTTGCAATTCAACGCCGTGGTTCAAAAATTATACTCCGCTAACTTGGATGCAATTATCATAGGATTAGTTGGAGGAGACGATCCCGGATGGGGTACAAACGTTTGGTTGTTAGATGGTGGATTACATTTCTGGAATTGGTCTCCTGAAGTTATGGATTGGGTTGATCCAGATGAATATTGGGTACACCCAGCAGAGCAAAGAATCGATGAGATTTTGAGAGTTTCCCGTTCAATATTAGATAAAGACGAGCTCCAAAAACTTTGGGACGAATGGCAAATGTTGATTGCAGAAAATCAGATTCTTGTTTACACAATTTCGCAGAATTATTTAAACATGCATAAAAATACTTTGCATTTGTATCCTGTAGAAAAATATGGAACGATTAACCCTTACGGTTATTCCTACTCTCCAGGTATGTGGAAAATTGAGTACGCTTGGAAAGAATAGTAATTTTTAGGCTAGTAGAAAAAGGCGGAGGGGAGACCTTCTGCCTTTTTAAAATCATAGTGAGGAGGCTTCGATTTTGCTTAAGTATATAGTTAGAAGACTTATTCTTGCTATACCTGTGTTGTTAGGAGTGTCGGTTATCTCATTTTTTGTGATGCAATTGGCACCGGGCGATTTTTTAGATACATATAGAATAAATCCCAATATTAGCCGCGAGAAGATTCAAGAATTAGAGACGTTGTATGGGTTGGATAAAAATCCTGTAACCCAGTATTTCTTGTGGTTAGGGAATATTCTCAAGGGGGATTGGGGATACTCATTTGTTTATAAAATAGATGTTTGGCAAGTGATGCTAAGAAGATTAGAAGCCACACTTTTGTTGGGGGTGACAACGTTTATCTTTACCTGGGGAATCGGCATACCTTTAGGAATAACTGCTGCCCTTCACCAATACAAATTTACTGACCAAGCCCTTTCTACTGTTGGACTCATAGGTATTTCAATCCCGAACTTCTTTTTTGCCCTATTATGGTTAATGTGGTCTGCAAATACAGGGATATTTCCTATCGGTGGGATGCTATCACGCGAATTTGCTAATTTTCCATGGTACAAACAGATAGGTGATTTTTTCTGGCATGTGGCTGGTCCTGTAATTACCTTGGGAACCGCATCTCTTGCTGGAACTATGCGTGTTATGAGAGGGCAGATTTTAGATGAGATGAACCAAGATTATGCTGAGTTTGCAAAAGCAAAAGGGATGCCTTCAGACGTTGTCATTTACAAGCATACGTTGAGAAACGCTATAAATCCTGTGATTACCTCGCTGGGTTTCAGTTTATCTTCGATATTGGGTGGTGCATTGATAACGGAATATGTGTTTTCATGGCCAGGTTTAGGATCGTTGATGAGAGATGCGATTTTCCAGCAAGATATTTATTTGGTAATGGCGAATTTGTTATTGCAAGGTATTCTTTTAATAACGGGTAATTTGATCGCTGATATCTTACTTGCGGCATCTGATCCTCGTGTCAGATTAAGAATGAGTGCTTAAATTGGAGGGATATTTAAGTGAGAAAAAAGGATAAAAATAATTTGAAGGACACACCTCTAAACACACAAAACGATGAAGAACTTTTTGAGCGAGAATTCATGTCAACCCCTGCACTTATTTGGAGGGCACTAAGAAGGCATAAATTGGGAATGATATCACTTGTGGTGTTGATCATTTTGTATTTACTGGCTATATTTGCAGATTTTGTCTCTCCGATGAATCCATTTAATAACCATATTCAATATAGGTTTGCTCCTCCTTCTAAAATTTATAGAAAAGATTTATTCACAGGAGAAAGAGTTGGTCCCCATACTTATCTATATATGAGTGAAAGAGATCCAATAACATACCAAAGTGATTATGTAGAAGCAACCCATTTGGATATAATAAGGGCTAGGGATCCTGAAACGGGCGATTTAATTACTTTTGAATTGGGTACATACAATCCAACCTACAATGCAACCGTTTCAGATATAACTTATACATTTAAAAATACCATCATGGCGAAAACCACAAATGGTGAGTATATTGAATTAGCAACCAGTCGTAGATACGATCAAATTTTGATTCCCTTATCATAT
This DNA window, taken from Petrotoga sibirica DSM 13575, encodes the following:
- a CDS encoding ABC transporter substrate-binding protein; amino-acid sequence: MRKLLVLVVVVLSALTIFAEEAYNPEWLIADVEGGQRGGTLYLATTSGPKTLNTYWAQETSSSIIINQGDVSLLSNDFYGQPTQPSLAKDWGVERTEDGGTLYWFVMREGVRWSDGHPLTIDDVVFTWEKIIVPDLTADGNDVYMDAEGNLPELTVEGNKIMFKYPTVFRFGFQTVGGFAIMPKHVLEDKVTDAETFQSTWTVEQIDQLVVGGPFKVTEYTEGVRVVLERNPYYFEKTKDGVQLPYLDRIVFEIVTDSNVARLRFEAGETDMHGPAAKDFPALRAQADKKGWNVIVGPATAGSNFVAFNFNAADPVHREWFRNDNFRKAIAYAFDKQTIIDTLYNGLAVPCYGPRTNSSAFYNPKIEELGFRHSLVTAQRLLREAGFSLNEKGELVDWDGNVVEFELNTNGENVVRNEIAVILVDSLAKLGIKVNYRPLQFNAVVQKLYSANLDAIIIGLVGGDDPGWGTNVWLLDGGLHFWNWSPEVMDWVDPDEYWVHPAEQRIDEILRVSRSILDKDELQKLWDEWQMLIAENQILVYTISQNYLNMHKNTLHLYPVEKYGTINPYGYSYSPGMWKIEYAWKE
- a CDS encoding ABC transporter permease is translated as MLKYIVRRLILAIPVLLGVSVISFFVMQLAPGDFLDTYRINPNISREKIQELETLYGLDKNPVTQYFLWLGNILKGDWGYSFVYKIDVWQVMLRRLEATLLLGVTTFIFTWGIGIPLGITAALHQYKFTDQALSTVGLIGISIPNFFFALLWLMWSANTGIFPIGGMLSREFANFPWYKQIGDFFWHVAGPVITLGTASLAGTMRVMRGQILDEMNQDYAEFAKAKGMPSDVVIYKHTLRNAINPVITSLGFSLSSILGGALITEYVFSWPGLGSLMRDAIFQQDIYLVMANLLLQGILLITGNLIADILLAASDPRVRLRMSA
- a CDS encoding ABC transporter ATP-binding protein, translated to MLLKVRNLKKYFPIKQGFLMERTVGYIKAVDGINLDLDVNETYGLVGESGCGKTTIGKTILRLEDPTLGKIFLNGEETSHYFMSKRAGAKYLEKEYIEYAHELEKELGSRERVLENLEDEERKYVQYYYDNGKEKFFDYMFKDIEKKRAEFRRDVQIVFQDPTSSLNPRMTVGQALIEPLLFHQMAKNKIQAKNIALDMLKKVGLKPYHADRYPHQFSGGQRQRVAIARAIILDPKLIILDEPTSALDVSVQAQIINLLKSLQSEFNVGYLFISHDLGVVRFISNHVGVMYLGRVVEFGEGSEIFDRTLHPYSQALLNAAPLPDPRKRRDRKKFLVKGQVPSPVNRPKGCFFNPRCPYAMDICKTDYPEYYKINENHYVACFLYKEDKDRGLSQEKEGKLVK